In Halostella litorea, a single window of DNA contains:
- the ligA gene encoding ATP-dependent DNA ligase LigA translates to MEFEEFADRAAAIEAETADLAIVDRVTDLLRAAGDDLPTVARFVQGRAFPAWDSTTLDIGPNYCYEAIARAAGRNVSADDVEDRLADRGEIGAVAASYEFGGQRGLGAFAGGGDDGLTVGEVAEELTALAATEGAGSQDAKIDLLFGLFNRCSPDEARYLARIVLSEMRIGVGEGTVRDATAEAFDVPVDAVERALQVSNDYGEVAVVARDEGVDGLDAMRLEVGRPVQSMLAQTGTVSGALEDWDAAAVEWKYDGARVALHHDPGGDTRVFSRNMEDVTDALPEVVEFADERLDDPVILDGEVVAVDDGGDPLPFQEVLRRFRRKHDVAAAREEVEVRPVFFDCLHHAGDDLLDTPLSERHERLERVLPDGEGLSTLWVTDDPDEIADIEAESLEAGHEGIMLKDPESAYSPGRRGKHWRKRKPDVETLDLVVTGAEWGEGRRANHLGTFLLSARTPDGYETIGKVATGITDEELADLTDLLEPHVESEDGQDVSIEPAVVFEVGYEEIQESPTYSSGYALRFPRFLAVRDDVTPEDADSLERVERLAEKQ, encoded by the coding sequence ATGGAGTTCGAGGAGTTCGCCGACCGCGCGGCGGCGATAGAGGCGGAGACGGCGGACCTGGCGATCGTCGACCGGGTCACCGACCTGCTGCGTGCGGCCGGCGACGACCTGCCGACCGTCGCCCGCTTCGTGCAGGGGCGGGCGTTCCCGGCGTGGGACTCGACGACGCTCGACATCGGGCCGAACTACTGCTACGAGGCGATCGCCCGGGCCGCCGGGCGGAACGTCTCGGCCGACGACGTGGAGGACCGCCTCGCCGACCGCGGCGAGATCGGCGCGGTGGCCGCGAGCTACGAGTTCGGCGGCCAGCGCGGCCTCGGGGCGTTCGCCGGCGGCGGCGACGACGGCCTGACGGTCGGCGAGGTGGCCGAGGAACTGACGGCGCTGGCCGCGACCGAGGGCGCGGGGAGCCAGGACGCGAAGATCGACCTCCTGTTCGGCCTGTTCAACCGCTGTTCCCCCGACGAGGCGCGCTACCTCGCGCGGATCGTCCTCTCGGAGATGCGGATCGGCGTCGGCGAGGGCACGGTCCGGGACGCGACCGCCGAGGCGTTCGACGTGCCCGTCGACGCCGTCGAGCGCGCGCTACAGGTGTCGAACGACTACGGCGAGGTCGCGGTCGTCGCCCGCGACGAGGGGGTCGACGGGCTGGACGCGATGCGCCTCGAAGTGGGCCGTCCGGTCCAGTCGATGCTCGCCCAGACGGGCACCGTCAGCGGCGCGCTGGAGGACTGGGACGCCGCCGCCGTCGAGTGGAAGTACGACGGCGCGCGGGTCGCGCTCCACCACGACCCCGGCGGCGACACCCGCGTCTTCTCCCGGAACATGGAGGACGTGACCGACGCCCTCCCGGAGGTCGTCGAGTTCGCCGACGAGCGCCTCGACGACCCAGTCATCCTCGACGGCGAGGTGGTCGCGGTCGACGACGGCGGCGACCCGCTCCCCTTCCAGGAGGTCCTGCGGCGCTTCCGCCGCAAGCACGACGTCGCCGCCGCCCGCGAGGAGGTCGAGGTCCGCCCAGTCTTCTTCGACTGCCTCCACCACGCGGGCGACGACTTGCTCGACACGCCGCTGTCCGAGCGCCACGAACGGCTGGAGCGGGTTCTCCCGGACGGCGAGGGGCTGTCGACGCTGTGGGTCACGGACGACCCCGACGAGATAGCCGACATCGAGGCCGAGTCGCTGGAGGCCGGCCACGAGGGGATCATGCTCAAGGACCCCGAGTCGGCGTACTCGCCGGGCCGCCGGGGGAAGCACTGGCGCAAGCGGAAGCCCGACGTGGAGACGCTGGACCTCGTCGTCACCGGCGCGGAGTGGGGCGAGGGCCGCCGCGCGAACCACCTCGGCACGTTCCTGCTCTCGGCGCGGACGCCGGACGGGTACGAGACCATCGGGAAGGTCGCGACCGGCATCACCGACGAGGAACTGGCGGACCTGACCGACCTGCTCGAACCCCACGTCGAGTCGGAGGACGGGCAGGACGTGTCGATAGAGCCCGCCGTCGTCTTCGAGGTCGGCTACGAGGAGATCCAGGAGTCGCCCACGTACTCCTCCGGCTACGCGCTGCGCTTCCCGCGCTTCCTCGCGGTGCGCGACGACGTAACCCCCGAGGACGCCGACTCGCTGGAGCGCGTCGAGCGCCTGGCCGAGAAGCAGTGA
- a CDS encoding NUDIX hydrolase, translating into MPYSYRDGYLEGAMFLFYDGERILIEHRPDGDGTVTFVPNGKIEERDKDAATYDDYRLAALHREVDEEFAGRVEVDAVEKLCEHRVDELDLWFHCYAVTDWTGEVPDHTVEDGERFADLEWVPLAEYEEHLELGSAREACRTLAERRGRR; encoded by the coding sequence ATGCCGTACTCGTACCGCGACGGCTACCTCGAAGGCGCGATGTTCCTGTTCTACGACGGCGAGCGGATCCTGATCGAACACCGGCCCGACGGCGACGGCACGGTGACGTTCGTGCCGAACGGGAAGATAGAGGAGCGCGACAAGGACGCCGCGACGTACGACGACTACCGGCTGGCCGCGCTCCACCGCGAAGTCGACGAGGAGTTCGCCGGCCGGGTCGAAGTCGACGCCGTCGAGAAGCTCTGCGAGCACCGGGTCGACGAACTCGACCTCTGGTTCCACTGCTACGCCGTGACCGACTGGACCGGCGAGGTGCCCGACCACACGGTCGAGGACGGGGAGCGGTTCGCGGACCTGGAGTGGGTCCCGCTCGCCGAGTACGAGGAGCACCTGGAGCTAGGGAGTGCCCGCGAAGCGTGTCGGACACTGGCGGAGCGTCGCGGCCGCCGGTGA
- a CDS encoding DNA topoisomerase IV subunit A, whose translation MSTDTNADAREQLIELAAEFYDQFEGGDVPEMTLPTRTKSNIEYDEEKNVWVYGDRQSTRSANSVRGARKLLKAIYTIDFLADQLDEDRSSTLRELYYLSESWETEEAQFNSQDESNQLIEDLEIVSEVKREDFHMRPEESGAKVMGPLLLREQTNRGDREIHCQKDVGQGGYQIPNNPDTIEFLDNDAEFVLCVETGGMRDRLVENGFDDEYDALVVHLGGQPARATRRLIKRLHDELELPVTVFTDGDPWSYRIFGSVSYGSIKSAHLSEYLATPEAQFIGIQPEDIVEYDLPTDPLSDSDVNALESELEDPRFQTDYWREQIELQLEIDKKAEQQALASRGLDFVTETYLPERLGEMGVL comes from the coding sequence ATGAGCACTGACACGAACGCGGACGCACGGGAGCAACTGATCGAACTCGCCGCCGAGTTCTACGACCAGTTCGAGGGAGGCGACGTCCCGGAGATGACGCTGCCGACCCGGACCAAGAGCAACATCGAGTACGACGAGGAGAAGAACGTCTGGGTGTACGGCGACCGGCAGAGCACCCGGTCGGCAAACAGCGTGCGCGGGGCGCGCAAGCTGCTGAAGGCGATCTACACCATCGACTTCCTCGCCGACCAGCTGGACGAGGACCGCTCGTCGACCCTGCGTGAACTGTACTACCTCTCGGAGTCGTGGGAGACCGAGGAGGCGCAGTTCAACAGCCAGGACGAGTCGAACCAGCTCATCGAGGACCTGGAGATCGTCTCGGAGGTCAAACGCGAGGACTTCCACATGCGCCCGGAGGAGTCCGGGGCGAAGGTGATGGGGCCGCTGCTCCTCCGCGAGCAGACGAACCGCGGCGACCGGGAGATCCACTGCCAGAAGGACGTCGGCCAGGGCGGCTACCAGATCCCCAACAACCCGGACACCATCGAGTTCCTGGACAACGACGCCGAGTTCGTCCTCTGCGTGGAGACCGGCGGCATGCGCGACCGGCTGGTCGAGAACGGCTTCGACGACGAGTACGACGCGCTGGTCGTCCACCTCGGCGGCCAGCCCGCCCGGGCGACCCGCCGGCTCATCAAGCGCCTGCACGACGAACTGGAGCTGCCGGTCACGGTGTTCACCGACGGCGACCCGTGGTCGTACCGCATCTTCGGGTCGGTCTCCTACGGGTCGATCAAGAGCGCGCACCTCTCTGAGTACCTCGCCACGCCGGAGGCCCAGTTCATCGGCATCCAGCCGGAGGACATCGTCGAGTACGACCTCCCGACCGACCCGCTCAGCGACTCCGACGTGAACGCCCTGGAGTCCGAACTGGAGGACCCGCGCTTCCAGACCGACTACTGGCGGGAACAGATCGAACTCCAGCTCGAAATCGACAAGAAGGCCGAGCAGCAGGCGCTCGCGTCGCGTGGGTTGGACTTCGTGACCGAAACGTATCTCCCCGAACGGCTCGGCGAGATGGGCGTGCTGTAA